A stretch of Plasmodium gaboni strain SY75 chromosome Unknown, whole genome shotgun sequence DNA encodes these proteins:
- a CDS encoding exported protein (PHISTa): MESKKNCTILSLYSENKNQKGTLCYISFKFICLSLYVIGFYYVFLNTSLENKGLQIVNIRNVYERNLGEAQKNSNGPQRKRNLKLKNEDVNKTKSNGNIKSNEEKVEENKDCTNNDMKNDNVENKSNSSMNNINYNDMSKTLTEKELFDVLNSFEECPAKENLRNIWNHAVGIAKEGVDDIQRELKGLIQKYLDNDVCDERGDWLYETIWKRNLFSFCDKISTEEVKYTKNFYNLINGKHTIDDILKFIYSFLEHFKTLKKELHQKHHKELLESIAQNVRSF; this comes from the exons ATGgaaagtaaaaaaaattgtacAATTTTATCTTTGTATAGTGAAAATAAGAACCAAAAAGGAACattatgttatatttcttttaaattcaTTTGCTTAAGTTTATATGTAATTGGATTTTACTATGTTTTTCTAAAT ACATCTTTAGAGAACAAAGGCTTACAAATTGTTAATATTAGAAATGTATATGAACGAAATTTAGGTGAAGCACAAAAAAATAGTAACGGACCACAAAGGAAAAGAAATTTAAAActtaaaaatgaagatgtaaataaaacaaaatctaatggaaatattaaaagtaATGAAGAAAAAGTAGAGGAAAATAAAGATTGTACTAACAATGATATGAAGAATGATAATGtggaaaataaaagtaatagttctatgaataatataaattataatgatatgtCAAAAACTTTAACAGAAAAGGAATTATTTGATGTTTTAAATTCATTTGAAGAATGCCCCGCAAAAGAAAATCTTAGAAATATATGGAATCATGCAGTTGGTATTGCAAAAGAAGGTGTTGATGATATACAGAGAGAGTTAAAGGGattaatacaaaaatatttagaTAATGATGTTTGTGATGAGAGGGGAGATTGGCTATATGAAACTATTTGGAAACGAAATCTTTTTAGTTTTTGTGATAAAATATCAACTGAAGAGGTAAAATACACTAAAAACTTTTATAACTTAATTAATGGTAAACATACAATTGATGATATATtgaaatttatttattcgTTCTTAGAACATTTTAAgacattaaaaaaagaattacACCAAAAACACCATAAGGAACTTCTTGAAAGTATTGCGCAAAACGTACGttcattttaa